In the genome of Cercospora beticola chromosome 2, complete sequence, one region contains:
- a CDS encoding uncharacterized protein (CAZy:AA3), whose translation MSASGTTNELNAQDVNSYDFIIVGGGTAGCVVAARLSEYLPNKKVLLIEAGPSDFMDDRVLLLKEWLKLLGGELDYDYPTTEQPHGNSHIRHSRAKVLGGCSSHNTLISFRPFEHDCQRWVAQGCKGWDFKTFTRVLDNLKNTVQPVHERHRNQLTKDWIETGAKALNLPVVHDYNKEIRSTGALHPGIGFLSVSYNPDDGRRSSASVAYIHPILRGDERRPNLTILTNAWVSKVNVQGTKVTGVNVTQQDGKKHILTAKSETILSAGAVDTPRLLMLSGLGPKDQLNNLGINVIKDLPGVGENLLDHPESIIMWELNKEVDHNMTVMDSDAAIFLRRERPNAAGNDGDIIDIMAHCYQVPFVYNTERLGYDVPKEAFCVTPNIPRPRSRGKLYLTSADPSVKPALDFRYFSDPEGYDAATIVEGLKAARKIAEQAPFKDWIKREIAPGPAIQSDEDLSEYGRRVAHTVYHPAGTTKMGDVKTNHMAVVDPELKIRGLQGVRIADAGVFPEMPSINPMLTVLAIGERCAEMIAQQHGWTGLERARL comes from the coding sequence ATGAGCGCCAGCGGCACCACCAACGAGCTGAACGCCCAGGACGTCAACAGCTATGACTTTATTATCGTGGGCGGAGGCACGGCGGGCTGTGTCGTTGCTGCGCGTCTGTCCGAGTACCTGCCCAACAAGAAAGTCCTGTTGATCGAGGCCGGCCCTTCGGATTTCATGGATGATCGCGTGCTTCTGCTCAAGGAATGGCTGAAGCTGCTGGGCGGCGAGCTCGACTACGACTACCCAACAACCGAGCAACCACACGGAAACTCTCACATTCGGCACTCACGCGCCAAGGTTTTGGGAGGCTGCTCCAGCCACAACACCCTGATCAGCTTCCGACCTTTCGAGCACGACTGCCAGCGCTGGGTTGCCCAGGGCTGCAAGGGATGGGACTTCAAGACTTTCACTCGCGTTCTTGACAACCTCAAGAATACTGTACAGCCTGTGCACGAGAGGCACCGAAACCAGCTGACAAAGGATTGGATTGAGACTGGAGCCAAGGCTTTGAACCTTCCAGTTGTCCACGACTACAACAAGGAGATTCGATCGACTGGCGCTCTCCACCCAGGTATTGGTTTCTTGTCTGTCTCATACAACCCAGATGACGGCCGCCGAAGCAGTGCAAGTGTGGCGTACATCCACCCAATCCTTCGCGGAGATGAGAGGAGACCAAACTTGACTATCCTCACAAATGCATGGGTCAGCAAAGTCAACGTTCAAGGCACCAAAGTCACCGGCGTGAACGTGACACAGCAAGATGGAAAGAAGCACATCCTGACAGCGAAGTCTGAGACCATTCTCAGTGCAGGTGCAGTCGACACTCCTCGTCTGCTCATGCTTTCTGGTCTGGGACCCAAGGACCAACTCAACAATCTCGGAATCAATGTGATCAAGGATCTCCCAGGTGTCGGCGAGAACCTGCTCGACCACCCAGAATCCATCATCATGTGGGAACTCAACAAGGAAGTCGACCACAACATGACAGTCATGGACTCCGACGCAGCCATCTTCCTCCGCCGCGAACGACCAAACGCCGCAGGCAACGACGGCGacatcatcgacatcatggcCCACTGCTACCAAGTTCCATTCGTCTACAACACCGAACGTCTCGGCTACGACGTCCCAAAGGAAGCCTTCTGCGTAACACCCAACATCCCTCGCCCACGATCCCGAGGAAAACTCTACCTCACCAGCGCCGACCCCTCAGTCAAGCCCGCTCTCGACTTCCGCTACTTCTCCGACCCAGAAGGCTACGACGCAGCCACAATCGTCGAAGGTCTAAAAGCCGCCCGCAAAATCGCCGAACAAGCTCCTTTCAAAGACTGGATCAAGCGAGAAATCGCCCCTGGACCTGCGATCCAATCTGACGAGGACTTGTCTGAGTATGGTCGTCGTGTAGCTCACACTGTCTACCACCCTGCTGGAACGACAAAGATGGGTGATGTCAAAACCAACCACATGGCAGTCGTTGATCCAGAACTTAAGATTCGTGGTCTTCAGGGTGTGCGTATTGCGGATGCTGGTGTTTTCCCAGAGATGCCATCTATCAACCCTATGTTGACTGTTCTTGCTATTGGAGAGCGTTGCGCTGAGATGATCGCTCAGCAGCATGGCTGGACTGGATTGGAGAGGGCGAGGTTGTAA
- a CDS encoding uncharacterized protein (BUSCO:EOG092646CB): MRLRRASPLLLLLAPSLAAAQNAAAKEGTEVLSNEEILSLNRIKGADPIRKAAGDAAAAANPPNAKSTRIYKGTEDAPVDGLDGKPHAGPFVDRPAEDGSKKAKGDAAVGPKPKPTSLSNFGGQDIPEKNDGVMNDDTRTPPKKGTTGTEGGISEKTKDRKEKEGVVAEQKTPQMPQKAPPLPHSEEKHIESVDAEKRLSGEAVDAITGEKVAGAKKGGDYGDSGYGLEKPANLPPKPHNIPHPDAKVPTTGTSDDFGPPVNAGGGRDKWLVDTMPETEGKTNLKPPKANSNSGSGSSTPSSSTPISKSTSDMEWHEWFHSFGLSFTMIIFSEIGDKTFLVAALMAMRHARLLVFSAAISALIAMTVLSAVLGHAFPALLPKKFTTFAAAILFFVFGAKSLKEGLEMPKDAGIGEELREVEAELEEKEHSMRKRGNSKSDHSLSAYEIEAGRGRGKGELSPPLSRSPSPPSRRGGGAGLENLFSLVLSPAWVQTFIMTFLGEWGDRSQIATIAMAAGQDYWLVTLGAIAGHACCTGVAVIGGRALAGRVSMRVVTIGGAIAFLVFGCIYLYECLTE, translated from the coding sequence ATGCGGCTCCGGCGAGCGTCGCCACTGTTACTATTGCTTGCGCCATCATTGGCTGCAGCCCAGAATGCCGCTGCAAAAGAGGGCACTGAGGTCCTATCCAACGAGGAGATCCTGTCCCTCAACCGCATAAAAGGTGCAGACCCTATACGAAAGGCCGccggcgatgctgctgctgctgcgaatcCACCCAATGCCAAATCGACTCGGATATACAAGGGCACAGAGGATGCGCCTGTAGATGGACTGGATGGCAAGCCACACGCAGGTCCCTTTGTGGATCGCCCTGCCGAAGATGGCtcgaagaaggcaaaaggcgatgctgctgttggtcCCAAGCCAAAGCCTACTTCGCTCAGCAACTTTGGTGGCCAGGACATTCCCGAGAAGAATGATGGAGTCATGAACGATGATACGCGAACACCGCCGAAGAAGGGAACAACAGGGACGGAAGGCGGCATCagcgagaagacgaaggatcgcaaggagaaggagggagtTGTCGCCGAGCAGAAAACACCTCAGATGCCACAAAAGGCGCCTCCACTTCCACATAGTGAGGAAAAGCATATTGAAAGTGTTGATGCGGAGAAGCGGCTATCTGGGGAGGCAGTTGATGCTATCACAGGGGAGAAGGTAGCAGGCGCGAAAAAGGGAGGCGACTATGGCGATTCAGGATACGGATTGGAGAAGCCTGCGAACCTTCCACCCAAACCCCACAACATTCCCCATCCCGATGCAAAAGTGCCTACAACGGGCACAAGTGACGATTTTGGTCCTCCAGTGAACGCAGGAGGTGGCCGGGACAAATGGCTCGTCGACACCATGCCAGAGACTGAGGGCAAGACCAACCTGAAACCGCCCAAggccaacagcaacagcggcagcggcagctccaCCCCTTCATCATCCACACCCATCTCCAAGTCCACTTCAGACATGGAATGGCACGAATGGTTCCACTCCTTCGGTCTCTCCTTCACCATGATCATCTTCTCCGAAATTGGCGACAAGACCTTTCTCGTCGCTGCCCTCATGGCCATGCGCCACGCCCGATTACTCGTCTTCAGCGCCGCCATCTCCGCTCTTATTGCCATGACCGTCCTCTCTGCCGTCCTCGGCCACGCCTTCCCCGCGCTCCTGCCGAAGAAATTTACCACTTTCGCCGCGGCCATCTTGTTCTTCGTCTTTGGCGCAAAGAGCTTGAAAGAGGGGCTTGAGATGCCTAAGGATGCTGGCATCGGAGAAGAGCTACGTGAAGTCGAGGCGGAATtggaagagaaggagcaTAGTATGCGAAAGAGGGgcaacagcaagagcgaTCACAGCTTATCCGCTTACGAAATCGAGGCTGGGCGAGGGAGAGGCAAAGGCGAGCTCTCACCTCCTCTGTCGAgaagtccttctcctcccaGCAGgcgtggcggcggcgcaggTCTGGAAAACTTGTTCAGTCTGGTGCTGAGTCCCGCGTGGGTGCAAACATTCATCATGACATTCCTCGGTGAATGGGGTGACAGGAGTCAGATCGCAACAAttgccatggctgctggaCAGGACTACTGGCTCGTGACGCTAGGCGCCATCGCTGGACACGCGTGCTGTACCGGTGTGGCAGTCATTGGCGGACGAGCTCTGGCAGGTCGAGTGTCTATGAGGGTTGTCACTATCGGCGGCGCGATTGCATTCTTGGTGTTTGGCTGCATTTATTTGTACGAGTGCTTGACGGAGTGA